A single genomic interval of Cucumis sativus cultivar 9930 chromosome 7, Cucumber_9930_V3, whole genome shotgun sequence harbors:
- the LOC116405216 gene encoding EPIDERMAL PATTERNING FACTOR-like protein 9 isoform X3 gives MAKAAKPLSVLLLLLLLLLLLTLFITSLFSTMAVQGFSTRDRPVPQFSSLQPTILPLEGRKERLRKWRRVMIGSTAPTCTYNECRGCKYKCRAEQVPVEGNDPINSAYHYRCVCHRLAYQTLRW, from the exons ATGGCAAAAGCTGCAAAACCACTTTCagtacttcttcttcttcttcttcttcttcttcttctaaccCTATTTATTACCTCTCTTTTCTCAACAATGGCAGTGCAAG GATTCTCCACTCGAGATCGGCCAGTACCCCAATTCTCTTCTCTACAACCAACAATACTCCCACTCGAG GGTAGAAAAGAAAGGTTGAGGAAATGGAGAAGGGTGATGATTGGTTCAACAGCACCAACATGTACTTACAATGAATGTAGAGGATGCAAATACAAATGTAGAGCTGAGCAAGTTCCTGTTGAAGGCAATGACCCAATTAATAGTGCTTATCACTATAGATGTGTTTGTCATAG